Proteins encoded in a region of the Zea mays cultivar B73 chromosome 4, Zm-B73-REFERENCE-NAM-5.0, whole genome shotgun sequence genome:
- the LOC103654382 gene encoding protein SMAX1-LIKE 3: MRAGGCAVQQALAAEAAAVVRQAVALARRRGHAQVTPLHVASAMLSAAGLLRAACLRSHSHPLQCKALELCFNVALNRLPTAAASMFHPHHHAGQQHAPVLSNALVAAFKRAQAHQRRGSVDGAQGQPPQPVLAGKVDIDQLIISILDDPSVSRVMREAGFSSSQVKANVEKAVSASSSPEHQQQNTTIPPTSRAHAAISPGGAASGDAMRVLDCMASGSKRSVVVVGESAATAEVVVKAVMNRVSKGELQQRHERLKNVQFVPLSAASFQRMPREEVEAKAADLRALVRQGCAAGKGVVLVLEDLAYAAEAWAAVSETRRRSSGSGGRDHGQGCYCPVEHAVMEVGSLVSAAAGGGGRGLDRFWLLGFGNNQAYLKSRAGQPSLEAVWELHPIVVPDGGLALSLRCNSDAEQARATRPWPFANGTAATGDSELITLSCAKVAATTPNVPPWLQGYQVQDTTRLASRSTSFQMQDWDPNSNGAAYHTSEITLSFSPQATNSPDASSISGSFAPSLMMSSEPWQFKLMQPCPNYGRGDPFARSSDRQQLLPRPTSPEKSYSVSNSSEGAPAAESPKFTELTAENLKILSNALENRAPRHKDVVTEIASVVLQCRSGMTRKRRRWCCQEKPSAVTWLLFQGAGNDGKKAVSKELARLVFGSYSKFTAISLSEFTHVHSDSSSGEITLKRQRSLDTGRSYVQRLYDAILENPHRVIMIDGVEQLDYESEIGIRNAITNGRIRGCNGDEISLGDTIIVLNCEALRSMSNASSPRLKQRVIEKDGKEGNDMNMENGMESSGFTLDLNACAEDCEGNYEESVSDNARIVNIVDGVFFFQLMEHS; this comes from the exons ATGCGAGCCGGCGGCTGCGCGGTGCAGCAGGCGCTGGCCGCGGAGGCGGCGGCCGTGGTGCGGCAGGCCGTGGCCCTGGCCCGGCGGCGCGGCCACGCGCAGGTGACCCCGCTCCACGTGGCCAGCGCCATGCTCTCGGCGGCGGGGCTCCTCCGCGCCGCCTGCCTCCGCTCCCACTCCCACCCGCTGCAGTGCAAGGCCCTGGAGCTCTGTTTCAACGTGGCGCTTAACCGCCTCCCCACCGCCGCCGCCTCTATGTTCCACCCCCATCACCACGCCGGGCAGCAGCACGCGCCCGTGCTGTCCAACGCGCTCGTCGCCGCGTTCAAGCGCGCGCAGGCGCACCAGCGCCGGGGCTCCGTGGATGGAGCACAGGGACAACCGCCACAGCCGGTGCTCGCCGGCAAGGTCGACATCGACCAGCTCATCATCTCCATCCTCGACGACCCCAGCGTGAGCCGCGTCATGCGCGAGGCCGGCTTCTCCAGCTCCCAGGTCAAGGCCAACGTCGAGAAGGCCGTCTCGGCGTCGTCTTCACCGGAGCATCAGCAGCAGAACACGACGATACCACCCACCAGCCGCGCCCACGCGGCGATCTCTCCAGGCGGAGCAGCTTCCGGCGACGCCATGCGCGTGCTCGACTGCATGGCGAGCGGAAGCAAGCGGAGCGTGGTGGTCGTTGGCGAGAGCGCGGCCACCGCGGAGGTGGTGGTGAAGGCGGTGATGAACAGGGTGAGCAAAGGGGAGCTGCAGCAGCGGCACGAGCGGCTCAAGAACGTCCAGTTCGTGCCCCTCTCGGCCGCGTCCTTCCAGCGGATgccgagggaggaggtggaggccAAGGCCGCCGACCTGCGCGCGCTCGTCCGCCAGGGCTGCGCCGCCGGGAAGGGCGTCGTGCTCGTCCTCGAGGACCTCGCGTACGCCGCCGAGGCCTGGGCCGCCGTGTCAGAGACGAGAAGGAGGAGCAGCGGCAGTGGCGGCCGTGATCACGGCCAGGGCTGCTACTGCCCCGTCGAGCACGCCGTCATGGAAGTGGGCAGCTTGGTGTCCGCTGCTGCCGGAGGCGGCGGCAGAGGCCTGGACAGGTTCTGGTTGCTAGGGTTTGGGAACAACCAGGCTTATTTGAAGTCCAGAGCAGGGCAGCCATCTCTTGAGGCTGTCTGGGAGCTGCACCCCATCGTCGTGCCGGACGGCGGCCTCGCGCTGAGCCTCAGGTGCAACAG TGACGCCGAACAAGCTAGAGCAACAAGGCCTTGGCCCTTCGCTAACGGCACTGCAGCAACCGGCGACAGTGAGCTCATCACTTTGTCCTGCGCCAAGGTGGCGGCGACAACTCCAAATGTGCCGCCATGGCTTCAGGGCTACCAAGTTCAAGATACGACCAGACTGGCGAGCCGCAGCACCAGTTTTCAG ATGCAAGATTGGGACCCCAACTCTAATGGAGCAGCTTACCACACGTCGGAGATCACACTGAGCTTCTCCCCACAGGCTACTAACTCTCCAGACGCTTCTTCAATCTCCGGCTCCTTTGCCCCCAGCTTGATGATGAGCTCCGAACCATGGCAATTCAAGCTGATGCAACCGTGCCCAAACTATGGACGTGGCGATCCATTTGCCAGGTCCTCTGATCGTCAACAACTGCTTCCAAGGCCGACTAGTCCAGAAAAATCTTACTCCGTGTCCAACTCATCCGAAGGTGCCCCTGCAGCCGAGTCGCCAAAATTCACGGAGCTCACCGCTGAGAATCTCAAGATCCTCTCCAACGCGCTTGAGAACCGAGCTCCACGTCACAAGGATGTGGTTACAGAGATCGCAAGTGTCGTGCTCCAGTGCCGCTCGGGCATGACAAGAAAGAGGAGGAGATGGTGCTGCCAAGAGAAGCCAAGTGCAGTGACATGGCTGCTCTTCCAAGGAGCGGGCAATGATGGCAAGAAAGCCGTGTCTAAGGAGCTCGCAAGGCTCGTCTTCGGTTCCTACAGCAAGTTCACCGCCATCTCACTATCCGAGTTCACCCACGTCCACTCCGATTCCAGCTCCGGCGAGATCACGTTGAAGAGGCAAAGATCACTGGACACTGGGCGTAGCTACGTTCAGAGATTGTATGATGCAATACTCGAAAACCCTCATCGGGTGATAATGATCGACGGTGTTGAGCAACTGGACTACGAGTCAGAGATCGGCATCAGGAATGCGATCACAAATGGAAGAATTAGGGGTTGCAACGGCGACGAGATCAGTCTGGGGGATACCATCATAGTACTGAATTGTGAAGCACTCCGTTCAATGTCTAACGCTTCCTCCCCTCGGCTCAAGCAAAGGGTCATCGAGAAGGATGGAAAGGAAGGAAATGACATGAACATGGAGAATGGGATGGAGTCATCTGGTTTTACCTTGGATTTGAATGCATGTGCCGAGGATTGTGAAGGGAACTATGAAGAGAGTGTTTCAGATAATGCGAGGATCGTTAATATTGTGGATGGCGTGTTCTTCTTCCAATTAATGGAGCACTCATGA